The Pandoraea vervacti DNA window TCAGTGTCAGTTGACCTCCAGCATTGCGGCCCCCATATCGGAGGCTGTTCGGCGCGGGCGTCCTGTCGGATTTGAGCGATCTGTGCAAGATGGTCACGCCGACACATGCGAGTTTTGCAGCATGTCCGGAGCCCTCGCTTCACCCGCTTGCAACGCTATATCGTCCAATGACACCCGGCGGGGCTTGCGTCGACGTGTCCTGCCTGCCGACGCCCATGTACGAACTTATCTCGCTGCTGACCCGTGGTCAGCCTGACTCGGGTCGCCGGGGACCTTCGGCCATCGGCATGACCAACGTGGCGCGGGTCGGCAATGAAGCGCCGGGCGGCCCGAGCGGGCTCGTCAGCGACCTTCGCAATGTTCGACAGGCCGGCGCGTCAAGCGCGCTGTCGTTGAACGACGTTGGCGCGTCGCGATGGAACGGTGTCGAGTCGACGCCGGGTTGGGTCCGCACGTTCGGCCCTGCCTTTTCGCCAATCGCCTCGCCGGGCGGCTTGCAACCCGTCACGGCGGAGTTGATTTGCATGCTGATGGTCATGGGGGCGGAACAAGTGCGTCTGTCCGGCGGACTCGAGGCGATTGCCGCGAATCATCGTGTTTCCTTCGAGGCGTTACGCGCCCATGTCGATGAGAATGCCGATCCGACCGAGCGGGGAACGCGTTTGCTGGCGGCGTTCACCGACTCCGTCGAATCCCAATCGTCTGAAGGCGCGTTGAGCGACAGCCTCACGACGTCGCCCAGCGAGATCATCGGGGCAGCTGACGTCACGACAGGCCGCACGCATGCCAATCTCCCACATCAGGAGCGTGCAGATGTGCGAGTGTCGAACGCCTCATGCAATGCGTCGCATTTCACTGCACCCGAGACGTCCGGTCGCGACGACGCAGTGGTGCGCACCGGACCGGCAGGGGCGCTGGCTGCGCCGCTGCGTGGCCGGGGCGTGGTCGCATTCTTGCAGGCGGCGCTAGAGGCGCCCGCCGGCACGCTCGATGTCGAGCAGCAAGCCGCGCTGGCAGCGCGTTTTCACGTCTCATACAAGACGGTGAAGCGTTATTTACGTGTTGACGGCACGTTGTCCGTGACGGGGCAAATCAAGCTCGGGCCTGGAAGCGTCGCGACGGCCGGCAGAATGTCGGCCGACATCTTGCGGACCCTCCTGGCGCTGGGACCACGTCGCATCAGCGAAGCCGGGGGGCGCAAGGCGATTGCCAGGATCTTCAATATTTCGCCGCTCACGTTGAACCACTGGCTCGAAGCGAACGGCCAACTCACGCCACGGGCTTACGCCCGGCTCATTGCGTCCGCGAAGCCTCGTCGCGCGATCGACGCCGATCTTCTTCACCAGATACATGCGCACATTCGGCAGTCGGGCGGTGCCAGGGTCGATCTGCGGACGCTGGCCGACGCGTACGGCGTGCCGTTTACTTCGCTGCGTCAGTATGTCAATGACGACGGCAACTTGAGCTCGCGCGCAAAGTGCATGCTTCGGGAAAAGGCGTTCCCGCCCCGGAACCTGGTCACTGAAGACATCCTGGGCGAAATACAGGCGCTCGGTCGAACGGGCATCCGGAGCGCGGGCGGGCTGACGGGTCTGGCCGAAAGGTACGATGTCGCTTACGGGTCGTTGAAGAGCTTCATTCGAGCGGACGGGACTCTGACACCTTCTGGCGAGTACCGGCTCGGTGTGGTGTCAGCGCATGACGCGCCGCATGCGTCTCCGGCAGCGGAAAGAGCGGCAAAGCAGCGCTGGCGACATCGTCTCAGGACATGGTTATCTCGCGATATTGAACAGCCTCGGTGATCTCCGGTATGTCGATCGCGTCGCGCTGCGCAAGGTCGGCGATGGTGCGTGCCACACGCAGCACTCGGTGATAGGTGCGCGCGGACCAATGATGCTGGGTGACCGCCCGGTGCAGGACTGCCTTCGCTTCGGGACTTAACGGGCATTGGGTTTCCAGCGCGCGGTTCGACAGCGTGCAATTCAATTGCCCCTGACGCGATAGCTGCCTCGCCTGCGCCTGCGCCACGCGTTTCGCAACCTCGGCGCTGCGTTCGCCGCATGCGGGGGCGGCAAATGTCTCCGCACTCAGCGCCGGCACTTCCACGTGCAAGTCGATCCGGTCGAGCAACGGGCCGGAAAGCCGGTTGCGATATCTCGCCACTGCGTCGCCGGTACAACGGCAAGTTCGCAATGGATGCCCCAGATCACCGCAGGGGCAGGGATTCATCGCCGCGACCAGTTGGAAGGCGGCGGGGAACGTGGCGTGTCCCCCGGCACGGGAGATCGTCACGTGGCCGAGTTCCAGCGGCTCGCGCAACACCTCGAGCACCCTGCGTTGGAACTCGGGCAACTCGTCGAGAAAAAGCACACCCCGATGCGCGAGACTGATCTCTCCGGGGCGCGGCGTGCTGCCTCCGCCCACCAGCGCCGCCGACGACGCCGTGTGATGCGGCGCGCGAAACGGGCGCCGTCCCCAGTGCTGCATGTCAAAGCCGTGTGCACTGAGACTCGCGAGCGTGGCGGCCTCGACCGCCTGTGCCTTGCTCAATGGGGGCAGCAATCCGGCAAGTCGTGTGGCGAGCATGGATTTGCCGGTGCCGGGCGGCCCGTGGAACAGGATGTGGTGCCCGCCTGCCGCCGCGACTTCCAGCGCCCGTTTGGCGTGTTCCTGTCCTTTGATGTCGAGCATGTCGGCGATCTCGCCGGTGTGCGCTCCCTGTCGTGTCTCGTGATGTGTTCTCTGATGCAGCCCCTGAAGTGGCCCCGCCAACGCCTGCTGAGATTGTCCCGGAAGCGTCGCGTCGTCGGCCACGCTGCGTGGCACCGTGGCGCGCGGCAGTCGCGTGGCGACGTCCGGTTCGGCAAGATGCGCGCAGACATCGAGCAAAGTCCGCGCGCCATAGACAGTTGCCTCTTCCACCAGCGCGGCTTCCTGCGCGCTGCTCGCGGGCAGCACCAGCGCTCGTGAAGACCGGCTTTGCGCCATCGCGCTCGCCATGGCCAACCCGCCGCGAATCGGGCGCAGCTCGCCGGTGAGCGACAACTCGCCGGCAAACTCGTGCGTGCGCAGTCCCGTCTCGGGCAACTGGCCGCTCGCCGCCAGAATGCCCAGTGCGATCGGCAGATCGAAGCAGCCCGACGCCTTGGGCAAATCCGCTGGCGCGAGATTGATCGTGATACGTCGCGCCGGAAATTCGAACCGGCTGTTCTGCAACGCCGAGCGCACGCGCTCGCGGCTCTCCTTGACTTCCGTATCCGGCAGACCGACCAGCGACAGGCCCGGCAACCCGTTTGCCAAATGCACTTCGACCGTGACCGGACGTGCCGCCATTCCTGTGATTGCCCGACTGCTCACCACTGCCAATGACATGTCTTCCCTTCCCTCCTGATCTCATAACGCGCTCGGCGTTCGACTCGATGGGGAATCGTCGCTCCGGCCTATGGCGCGGCGCAATGCCTCATCGGCGCAAATGTGGGGCGCTGGGCAGGAATTCGGATGGAGGCCATTGCCTGTTCGGAACTCGCTGCGAAGTGAATAAGAGAATTCCGAGTGGTGGACAGGGAATTCGCAGGCTACGCGCTATAGGGGAAGCGCAACCGGAGACGGGGGTGGAAAAGGGGAGGAAGAAGAACGGAGGAGGCGGAAGGGAGTGCACCGAACCTCGGCGCGGGAAAGATGTGACGGCGGCCGTAAAGGGCGTGGATTTCCTGGCAGTCCGGCGACATTGCCCGCTCGGGCGGGGCCGGATGCAACAAGGGGCGCTTTCGCGCCCCTGGCAAGTCGTCAGTCTTGCGCTTCGCTGCGCAGGCCTTCGAGTTCGGCTACGCGCTTCTCGAGCGCCTCGAGCTTCTCGCGCGTACGGGCGAGCACCTGGGCCTGCACGTCGAATTCTTCGCGCGTCACCAGATCGAGCTTGGTGAAACCCTGGTTGAGCAGGCTCTTGACGTTGCGCTCGATATCCTTCGCGGGCGATTGCTTGAGCATCTCGCTCACCTTGGCTTGCATGTCTTGCAGGATCTCGTTCGGTTTCATAAGCCTTCCTCTCATCAAATCTTTGCACCGATGTGGTGCTTGCACCGTCAACGTGCTTCGCCGTGCCGGTCTGACCGGTGCAAGGTGGTGCATCCGGCATGGACCTCATGGATTGGCGCAACTCTAACACCGTTTTTTGCGCCCAGCCAGCCAAGCGGCCCGGCCAGCGGCCCTCACGCAGGCCCGGGACACCGCGCGCCGGGCTTCATTGTTGTCGGCTTGTCGCATGCCAACGTCGCTTTCCCCCGCAATTTTGCCAATTTTTTATCCCGAAATTCGTATCGTGCGCCTCGCAGCGAAAGCGGTCGAAAGACCTGGCACGGGAGTTGCTCTACCCATGTCGGAACTTGCCGCACGCTGTACCAAGACGTCGAACAATCAACTTAGGGGAAAGTGATGAAAAAAGTGTCAACAGCGGTTTGCAATGCAGTGGCTGGCGTTGTGGTTTTTGGCGCCATGACAGTGTCGAGCGGCGCGTTCGCGCAGGCGGCCGCCGATGGCGCCGCACCCGCGGCGGCGCCGACCGAAGCTGCTGCCGCGGCGGCAGAGCCGCTGACGATTACCGCGAACATCGGCCTGTTCTCGGACTATCGCTTCCGCGGTATTTCGCAAACGGCCAAGCGTCCGGCGGTGCAGGGCGGTTTCGATATCGCGCATGAATCCGGTCTGTATGCCGGCGTGTGGGCTTCGAACATCAGCTGGATTTCGGATGGGAATTCGCAGGTGAGCGCGCCCATCGAGATGGACTTTTACGGTGGCTGGAAGAAGGAAATCATCCCTGACTGGACCATCGATTTCGGCGGTCTGCAGTACTACTACCCGGGCACTTATCCGTCGGGTGATTTTTACCCGCGTCCGCATACGTTCGAGCTGTATGCCGCAGTGGGCTGGAAGACCGTAACGCTGAAGTACTCGCACGCACTGACCCGTCTTTTCGGTCTCGTGAGTCCGGGTGGCCAGGATACGTCCAACAGCGGCTATCTCGACCTGACGGGCACCTATGACCTCGGCTTCTGGGGCCTCTCGGCCGTGGGCCACGTGGGTCATCAGTGGGTGCACAACTTCAGCCCCGCAAGCTACACCGACTGGAAGATCGGCCTGACGAAGGATCTGGGCAAGAACTTCAGCGTGTCGGTCTCCTACGTCGATACGAACGCCGACGAGAAGTACTACACCGCCGCGAATTCCGGCAAGGTGCTCTCGAAAGCGACGGTCGTCGTTGGGTTGTCGAAGACATTCTAAGGAGCGACTCATCATGAAGCTGATTACCGCAATTGTGAAACCCTTCAAGCTCGACGAGGTGCGCGAAGCCCTCTCGAACATCGGCGTGGCGGGCATTACGGTGACCGAAGTCAAGGGCTTCGGCCGTCAGAAGGGCCATACCGAGTTGTACCGGGGCGCAGAGTACGTCGTCGACTTTCTGCCGAAGGTGAAGATCGAGGCGGTAATCGGCGATGCCTTGCTCGACCAGGCGATCGACGCCATCGAGCAGGCAGCCCGTACCGGCAAGATCGGCGACGGCAAGATTTTCGTGTCCAACGTCGAGCACGTGGTCCGTATCCGTACTGGAGAGACCGGCGAAGACGCGCTGTAAAGGTCCCACAAAAGAGACAATAATCATGAAAAAACTGCTTGCCAAACTCTTGCTCGCCGCCGCCTTCGCGGGCGTCGTGGGCACCATGGGCCTCGGCTCGAGCGCTGCACTGGCGCAGGACGCCTCGGCGCCTGCCGCCGCTTCGGCAACGGCCGCGCCTGCGTCTGCTGCTGCGACGGCGACCCCTGCGGCCGCACCGGCGCCTGCCGCTCAGGCCGCCGCACCGGCCGCGCCTGCCGCGGCAACGCCTGTGCCGCCGAACAAGGGCGACACGGCGTGGCTGCTCACTTGCACGGCATTCGTCATTCTCATGACGCTGCCAGGCCTGGGTCTGTTCTACGGCGGTCTCGTGCGCTCGAAGAACATGCTCTCGGTGCTGATGCAGTGTTTCATCATCTTCTCGCTGGTGGTCGTGCTCTGGGCGATCTACGGCTATAGCATCGCATTCACGGAAGGCGGGGCGTTCTTCGGCGGCTTCGATCGCATCTTCCTCAAGGGCATGACGCCGGACTCGGTGGCCGCGACCTTCAGCAAGGGCGTGAATGTGCCCGAGTACGCCTACATGGCGTTCCAGGCCGCTTTCGCTGCCATCACCTGCGCGCTGATCGTCGGCGCCTTTGCCGAGCGCGCCCGGTTCTCGGCGGTGCTGCTCTTCACGGTGATCTGGTTCACGTTCTCGTACCTGCCGATGGCCCACATGGTGTGGTTCTGGGCCGGCCCGGATGCCTACGTCGACGCCGCTGCTGCCGACGCCGCCAACGCACACGCCGGCTGGTTGTTCCAGAAGGGGGCGCTCGATTACGCCGGTGGTACGGTGGTGCACATCAACGCGGCGATTGCCGGTCTGGTGGGCTCGTACATGGTCGGCAAGCGTGTGGGTTTCGGCAAGGAAGCGTTCAAGCCGCACTCGCTCACCATGACGATGATCGGCGCCTCGCTGCTCTGGTTCGGCTGGTTCGGCTTTAACGCCGGCTCGGGTCTGGAAGCCAATGGCGGCGCTGCGCTCGCCTTCGTCAACACGCTGCTGGCCACTGCCGCCGCTACGCTGTCCTGGACGGCCGGTGAGTGGATCGGCAAGGGCAAGCCGTCGATGCTGGGTGGCGCCTCGGGGGCTGTGGCCGGTCTGGTGGCCGTCACCCCGGCGGCAGGCTTCGTCGGGCCGATGGGCTCGATCGTGCTCGGCCTGCTCGCCGGTGTGATCTGCCTGTGGGGCGTGAACGGTCTGAAGCGTCTGCTCAAGGCGGACGACGCGCTCGACGTGTTCGGCGTGCACGGTGTGGGCGGTATGCTCGGCGCGCTTCTGACGGGCGTGTTCGCTGCCCCGTCGCTGGGCGGCACGGGTATCTACGACTACGTGGCCAATGCCGTGGCGCCGGATTATTCGATCGGCGGGCAGGTCTGGATTCAGTTCCAGGGCGTTGTGACCACGCTCGTGTGGTCGGGTGTGGTCGCCTTCATCGCCTTCAAGATTGCGGACATCGTGCTGGGCTTGCGTGTGCCGGAAGACGAAGAACGCGAAGGCCTGGACATCACCTCGCACGGTGAGTCGGCCTACCACAACTGATCTGACCTCATCGCAAGGTTGAAAGGATTTGCCCCGGCGTAAGCCGGGCTGACAGAAGGAGTCGCTGGTGGTCGGTCGGACAGCCGGCACCGGCATTGCGCGGGCACCCGTCGGGTGCCCGTTTTTTTTGCCCGGCGATGGCAGGCGTGCCAAACGCATGCTTGCGATCGGGCATTTCGTCCCCATGTCTTCTCACCGCATCGCACCGCGGTTTCCCGGCTGGAGCCCCTTCGTGGGGCATGGCAAACGGCGGGGGCGCCGGGCGGATGCTCTACAATCGATATTCCATCTGGATATGAGAGAAGCATGGTTCCGCATCTCGTCACGGCCCTGAAAGGCCCCTTGCTCGACCTGGAAAAGAAGATTCTCGATGCGACGCCCGCCATCGAGCGCTGGTTCCGGCTCGAGTGGCAGGAACACACACCGCCGTTCTATTGTTCGGTCGACCTGCGAAATGCCGGCTTCAAGCTCGCTCCCGTCGACACCAACCTCTTCCCCGGTGGTTTCAACAATCTGGCGCCCGAGGTCCTGCCGCTCGCCGTGCAGGCTGCGATGGCCGCCATCGAGAAAATCTGCCCCGATGCCAAGAATCTGCTGCTGATTCCCGAACGTCATACGCGTAACTCGTTTTATTTGCAGAACATTGCGCGTCTGTCGACGATCATGCGTCACGCCGGTTTGCATGTGCGGCTGGGAAGTCTGTCGGACGACATTACCGAACCGACGACCATCGAGCTGCCCGACGGCCAGCATGTCGTGATCGAGCCGCTGGAGCGCACCCCGCGCCGTCTGGGACTCAAGAACTTCGATCCGTGCTCGATTCTGCTCAATAACGATCTGTCGGCTGGCATTCCGCCGATTCTGGAAGGCCTGCACGAGCAGTATCTGTTGCCGCCGCTGCACGCCGGCTGGGCCATGCGCCGCAAGAGCCAGCATTTCTCGGCGTACGACGACATCGTCAAGAAGTTCTCGAAGATGATCGACGTCGACCAATGGATGCTCAATCCGTACTTTGCGAAGTGCGAGGGCGTTGATTTCGACGAAGGAGTGGGCGAGGAAAAGCTTGCCGACACGGTCGACGCAGTGCTCAAGAAGATCAACAAGAAGTATCGCGAGTACGGCATCACCGAGAAGCCGTTCGTTGTGATCAAGGCGGATGCCGGCACTTACGGCATGGGCGTGATGATGGTGCACGACGCCGCCGAGCTCAAAAACCTGAATCGCCGCGAGCGCACGAAGATGAGCGTGGTGAAGGAAGGACTCGAAGTGCACGACTTCATCGTGCAGGAAGGCGTCTACACGTTCGAGCGCATCAATGAAGCGGTGGCCGAGCCGGTCGTCTACATGATCGATCGCTATGTGGTGGGCGGCTTCTATCGCGTGCACACCGGCCGGGGTACCGACGAGAACCTGAACGCGCCGGGCATGCACTTCGTGCCGCTCGCATTCGAGCACACGGCGCTTCCCGACGTCCACGCCAAGCCGGGGGCGGCGCCGCCCAATCGCTTCTACATGTATGGCGTGGTGGCACGGCTTGCGTTGCTCGCGGCATCGGTCGAACTCGAGCGCACCGATCCGGACCCGGAAACCTATTGAGCGACGTCGGCGCATGGGCTGTCGCGCACCGAGTGACAGCCCGCTGCGTACTTCGGGGCGCAGAGCCGTTTTGAGAAGTTTCTGATTTTGATGTGGGGCGCGGTCCGGCTGGCGGCGCTCCCATGGGCTTCTCTGTCAGAGAAGCGAAACGAAAAAGACGCCCGGCCGGCCCCCCGACTAGCCGGGCGTCACATTTGCCGGCCG harbors:
- a CDS encoding accessory factor UbiK family protein, which translates into the protein MKPNEILQDMQAKVSEMLKQSPAKDIERNVKSLLNQGFTKLDLVTREEFDVQAQVLARTREKLEALEKRVAELEGLRSEAQD
- the gshA gene encoding glutamate--cysteine ligase; this translates as MVPHLVTALKGPLLDLEKKILDATPAIERWFRLEWQEHTPPFYCSVDLRNAGFKLAPVDTNLFPGGFNNLAPEVLPLAVQAAMAAIEKICPDAKNLLLIPERHTRNSFYLQNIARLSTIMRHAGLHVRLGSLSDDITEPTTIELPDGQHVVIEPLERTPRRLGLKNFDPCSILLNNDLSAGIPPILEGLHEQYLLPPLHAGWAMRRKSQHFSAYDDIVKKFSKMIDVDQWMLNPYFAKCEGVDFDEGVGEEKLADTVDAVLKKINKKYREYGITEKPFVVIKADAGTYGMGVMMVHDAAELKNLNRRERTKMSVVKEGLEVHDFIVQEGVYTFERINEAVAEPVVYMIDRYVVGGFYRVHTGRGTDENLNAPGMHFVPLAFEHTALPDVHAKPGAAPPNRFYMYGVVARLALLAASVELERTDPDPETY
- a CDS encoding P-II family nitrogen regulator, which produces MKLITAIVKPFKLDEVREALSNIGVAGITVTEVKGFGRQKGHTELYRGAEYVVDFLPKVKIEAVIGDALLDQAIDAIEQAARTGKIGDGKIFVSNVEHVVRIRTGETGEDAL
- a CDS encoding YifB family Mg chelatase-like AAA ATPase, with protein sequence MSLAVVSSRAITGMAARPVTVEVHLANGLPGLSLVGLPDTEVKESRERVRSALQNSRFEFPARRITINLAPADLPKASGCFDLPIALGILAASGQLPETGLRTHEFAGELSLTGELRPIRGGLAMASAMAQSRSSRALVLPASSAQEAALVEEATVYGARTLLDVCAHLAEPDVATRLPRATVPRSVADDATLPGQSQQALAGPLQGLHQRTHHETRQGAHTGEIADMLDIKGQEHAKRALEVAAAGGHHILFHGPPGTGKSMLATRLAGLLPPLSKAQAVEAATLASLSAHGFDMQHWGRRPFRAPHHTASSAALVGGGSTPRPGEISLAHRGVLFLDELPEFQRRVLEVLREPLELGHVTISRAGGHATFPAAFQLVAAMNPCPCGDLGHPLRTCRCTGDAVARYRNRLSGPLLDRIDLHVEVPALSAETFAAPACGERSAEVAKRVAQAQARQLSRQGQLNCTLSNRALETQCPLSPEAKAVLHRAVTQHHWSARTYHRVLRVARTIADLAQRDAIDIPEITEAVQYREITMS
- the amt gene encoding ammonium transporter; this encodes MGLGSSAALAQDASAPAAASATAAPASAAATATPAAAPAPAAQAAAPAAPAAATPVPPNKGDTAWLLTCTAFVILMTLPGLGLFYGGLVRSKNMLSVLMQCFIIFSLVVVLWAIYGYSIAFTEGGAFFGGFDRIFLKGMTPDSVAATFSKGVNVPEYAYMAFQAAFAAITCALIVGAFAERARFSAVLLFTVIWFTFSYLPMAHMVWFWAGPDAYVDAAAADAANAHAGWLFQKGALDYAGGTVVHINAAIAGLVGSYMVGKRVGFGKEAFKPHSLTMTMIGASLLWFGWFGFNAGSGLEANGGAALAFVNTLLATAAATLSWTAGEWIGKGKPSMLGGASGAVAGLVAVTPAAGFVGPMGSIVLGLLAGVICLWGVNGLKRLLKADDALDVFGVHGVGGMLGALLTGVFAAPSLGGTGIYDYVANAVAPDYSIGGQVWIQFQGVVTTLVWSGVVAFIAFKIADIVLGLRVPEDEEREGLDITSHGESAYHN
- a CDS encoding TorF family putative porin translates to MKKVSTAVCNAVAGVVVFGAMTVSSGAFAQAAADGAAPAAAPTEAAAAAAEPLTITANIGLFSDYRFRGISQTAKRPAVQGGFDIAHESGLYAGVWASNISWISDGNSQVSAPIEMDFYGGWKKEIIPDWTIDFGGLQYYYPGTYPSGDFYPRPHTFELYAAVGWKTVTLKYSHALTRLFGLVSPGGQDTSNSGYLDLTGTYDLGFWGLSAVGHVGHQWVHNFSPASYTDWKIGLTKDLGKNFSVSVSYVDTNADEKYYTAANSGKVLSKATVVVGLSKTF